Proteins found in one Lentisphaerota bacterium genomic segment:
- a CDS encoding MBL fold metallo-hydrolase, translating to MTIQFFGAARTTTGSMHLVEVNGLKILLDCGLFQGRRKESFERNRSLPIDPAQLDYVILSHAHIDHSGNLPTLARHGFRGAVICTPATRDLCDIMLRDSAHLQQMDVEHVNKRRAAQGKNLFEPLYLLEHVEQILTQFQPAPLKRQIDLGNGVSVLLHEAGHILGSAIVQLDARQPDGTRRRLVFSGDLGQPDQPILRPYDTVSDVDTLLIESTYADRVHPPKADVIGRLKGFIDDIHQQRSKLIIPAFSVGRTQQILFYLNELVENRRIPRTPIFVDSPLSLKATKIYAAHRECYSEEASSLIRAGDDFLRFPGLTFIQSTEESKALNDQPGPMVIISASGMCEGGRILHHLRNTVGDPRNIILIVGFQAENTLGRRLVEYVSPLRILGDEFDLKARVHTINALSAHADRNALNAWLGAITPPVTHAFAIHGEEPQVMGMGDVLRAHGAKHVHVPSPGERFTV from the coding sequence ATGACGATTCAATTTTTCGGCGCGGCGCGAACGACCACGGGCTCCATGCATCTGGTGGAGGTTAACGGCCTGAAGATCCTGCTCGACTGCGGGCTTTTTCAAGGGCGCCGCAAAGAGTCGTTTGAGCGCAATCGCTCGCTGCCGATCGATCCGGCGCAGCTCGATTATGTGATCCTCTCCCACGCGCACATCGACCACAGCGGCAATCTGCCGACCCTGGCGCGGCACGGGTTCCGCGGCGCCGTGATCTGCACGCCGGCCACGCGCGACCTGTGCGACATCATGCTCCGCGATTCGGCCCACCTGCAACAAATGGATGTCGAGCATGTAAACAAGCGGCGGGCGGCGCAGGGAAAGAACCTGTTTGAGCCCCTCTACCTGCTGGAGCATGTTGAGCAGATTTTGACGCAATTCCAGCCCGCACCGCTCAAGCGGCAGATCGACCTGGGCAACGGTGTGAGCGTGTTGCTGCACGAAGCGGGTCACATCCTCGGCTCGGCAATCGTCCAGCTCGACGCCAGACAGCCGGACGGAACCCGGCGCAGGCTGGTCTTTTCGGGCGATCTGGGCCAGCCGGACCAGCCGATCCTCCGTCCGTATGACACGGTGTCCGATGTGGACACGCTGCTGATTGAGAGCACTTACGCTGACCGTGTCCACCCGCCCAAGGCCGACGTCATCGGCCGCCTCAAGGGATTTATTGACGACATCCATCAACAGCGTTCCAAGCTGATCATCCCCGCCTTCAGCGTCGGCCGCACACAACAGATCCTCTTTTATCTGAACGAGCTGGTCGAGAACCGCCGCATTCCGCGCACCCCCATCTTTGTGGACAGTCCGCTCTCGCTCAAGGCGACGAAGATCTACGCCGCGCACCGCGAATGCTACAGCGAGGAAGCCTCCAGCCTGATACGCGCGGGGGATGATTTCCTGCGCTTCCCCGGCCTGACCTTCATTCAGTCGACCGAGGAGTCCAAGGCGTTGAACGACCAGCCCGGGCCCATGGTGATCATCTCGGCATCGGGCATGTGCGAAGGCGGCCGCATCCTGCATCATCTCCGGAACACGGTGGGCGACCCGCGCAACATCATCCTGATTGTCGGATTCCAGGCCGAGAACACCCTGGGGCGGCGGCTCGTTGAATACGTGTCCCCGCTGCGGATCCTGGGCGACGAATTCGATCTCAAGGCGCGCGTGCATACGATCAACGCCTTGTCGGCGCACGCTGACCGGAACGCGCTGAACGCCTGGCTGGGGGCGATCACGCCGCCCGTCACCCACGCCTTTGCGATACACGGCGAAGAACCCCAGGTAATGGGGATGGGCGACGTGTTGCGCGCGCATGGCGCAAAGCACGTCCACGTGCCCAGCCCCGGCGAGCGGTTCACGGTGTGA
- a CDS encoding terpene cyclase/mutase family protein, translating into MTAALLLASLPAPAAEGQVETAKLSPEVRVAIDRGLVFLASHQRDDGRIEGRGTGGRQHPVCDTALALMAFMVQGHVPGRGEYGKTMDAAIAYLVSVAETRLGYMGGSMYEHGLATLALSEAWGHSKNTKIRDALRAAVDVTLRAQNGAGGWRYQPQPVDADLSITVMQLVALNSAKEAGIAVPDQTIRKAVDYVLKCWNPAGGGFCYQPSGGEESPRFATTAAGVMSLIMSGQRDHPSTRRGLAVLVAYPDVKFKAGQKYFLYAHYYAVQDMYQAGDTFFQPWYSKIAASLVNEQWKDGSWNIEEGPIFSTGMAILILGVPYRFVPIYQR; encoded by the coding sequence ATGACGGCAGCGCTGCTGCTGGCCTCCCTCCCCGCCCCGGCCGCTGAAGGCCAGGTGGAGACGGCGAAACTCTCTCCAGAAGTCCGCGTGGCCATTGACAGGGGTCTGGTCTTCCTCGCCAGCCACCAGCGGGACGACGGCAGAATTGAAGGCCGTGGGACCGGCGGCAGGCAGCATCCGGTGTGCGACACCGCTCTGGCGCTCATGGCCTTCATGGTCCAGGGTCACGTGCCCGGCAGGGGTGAGTATGGCAAGACAATGGACGCGGCCATCGCCTATCTCGTTAGCGTCGCGGAGACCCGCTTGGGCTACATGGGCGGAAGCATGTACGAGCACGGATTGGCCACGCTCGCGCTCTCCGAGGCGTGGGGACACAGCAAGAATACCAAGATTCGCGATGCGCTCCGGGCCGCAGTTGATGTGACCTTGCGCGCGCAGAACGGCGCCGGCGGATGGAGATACCAACCGCAACCGGTGGACGCCGATCTTTCCATCACCGTCATGCAACTGGTGGCATTGAACTCCGCCAAGGAAGCCGGCATCGCCGTGCCGGATCAGACCATCCGCAAAGCGGTGGACTATGTGCTGAAATGCTGGAACCCGGCCGGTGGCGGGTTTTGCTATCAGCCCAGCGGCGGCGAGGAGAGCCCGCGTTTCGCAACGACTGCGGCGGGGGTGATGTCCCTGATCATGTCCGGTCAGCGGGACCATCCGTCAACCCGCCGCGGGCTCGCGGTTCTCGTCGCGTATCCCGACGTAAAATTCAAGGCGGGCCAGAAATACTTCCTCTATGCCCATTACTATGCCGTGCAGGACATGTACCAGGCCGGCGACACGTTCTTTCAGCCGTGGTATTCCAAGATCGCCGCGTCGCTGGTCAACGAGCAGTGGAAGGACGGGAGCTGGAACATCGAAGAGGGACCGATCTTCAGCACGGGAATGGCGATCCTGATTCTCGGCGTGCCCTACCGTTTCGTGCCGATCTACCAGAGGTAG
- a CDS encoding HEAT repeat domain-containing protein: protein MFRSLTALSRVACLLAGVCLAIRAASAAEAPVGTTGTPRVPDPVAIEKTLAQLESSDWMLTSEAIALLAQWKTPEAVPRLTAMLDRRQEPWLAGAALVALARISGSNVLSKAAGLADDPAPEIRGSATEALGIIGGAESIGVIQRRLSDADSRVRYRAAAVYARLLGKDAWKAIAALVEQPPAEALEQAARALGYVGTAESRARIHALLVTNNVAGSSAVLWGLKDTRDPDVVPVVLGFLAGLPATSELAGPCMELLQSYGDKFLADPLVSVFETGNANVLLAACRLLYAHPAEEPAMALAAALDKMPNPSDDLVLAALAALSTAQASPVRHVDLFGRYLAHRNPKCRAKAAASLGLCDNADLYSLLRTSLADSETAVVRSALRALTRIPPESAPREGIVSYLGKVFERKPSDVEILRYALNLMATHGKPEEFPPALAALNPILNGKDGRLRYQAAVTLRQLGGQAMARQIAEAQGFLLDWMLIGTFFNDESNSGLTNAYPPETEINFKTNYVAHYVWTGLESKREEDRRAIGERNVEWQEWKTDQVDGRVLLNEAMPPPASLSVAYGVGDIVAPASSTVSVTVDSGDPFLLWLNGSRVAEVTNRTRASVQFSATLKPGDNRFMIKSCNVGGEWWYSVQLRDETVAGGR from the coding sequence ATGTTCCGGTCATTGACAGCTTTGTCACGGGTGGCGTGCCTGTTGGCGGGTGTATGCCTTGCCATCCGGGCCGCGTCTGCGGCGGAGGCGCCAGTCGGGACAACGGGCACGCCGCGCGTGCCCGACCCGGTGGCAATCGAGAAGACCCTCGCGCAGCTTGAGTCCTCCGACTGGATGCTCACATCCGAAGCCATCGCGCTGCTGGCGCAATGGAAAACGCCGGAAGCCGTTCCCCGGTTGACGGCGATGCTGGACAGGAGGCAGGAACCGTGGCTGGCCGGTGCGGCGCTGGTTGCCCTGGCCAGGATTTCCGGAAGCAACGTGTTGTCCAAGGCGGCAGGGCTGGCCGATGACCCCGCGCCGGAAATCCGCGGATCCGCCACGGAAGCGTTGGGGATCATCGGCGGCGCGGAATCCATCGGAGTGATCCAGCGCCGGCTCTCGGATGCCGATTCCCGTGTGCGTTACCGGGCGGCTGCGGTGTACGCCAGGCTGCTGGGGAAGGATGCCTGGAAGGCTATTGCCGCGCTCGTCGAACAACCGCCGGCCGAAGCCCTTGAACAGGCGGCACGCGCCCTCGGGTATGTCGGAACCGCCGAATCACGGGCTCGGATTCACGCCCTTCTCGTCACGAACAACGTGGCTGGGTCGTCCGCCGTTCTGTGGGGGCTGAAGGACACGCGCGATCCGGACGTCGTGCCGGTCGTTCTGGGGTTTCTTGCCGGCCTCCCGGCCACGAGCGAACTGGCCGGGCCCTGCATGGAACTCCTCCAATCCTACGGGGATAAATTTCTTGCCGATCCCCTGGTCTCCGTTTTCGAGACCGGCAACGCAAACGTTCTGCTCGCGGCGTGTCGGCTGCTCTACGCGCATCCGGCGGAGGAACCAGCGATGGCGCTGGCCGCGGCGCTGGATAAGATGCCGAATCCATCGGACGATCTGGTGCTCGCGGCGCTGGCCGCGCTGTCAACGGCACAGGCAAGCCCTGTGCGGCATGTCGATCTGTTCGGGCGCTATCTGGCGCACCGCAACCCAAAGTGCCGCGCCAAGGCCGCAGCCTCCCTCGGCCTGTGCGACAACGCCGATCTCTACTCGCTTCTCCGCACATCGCTCGCCGACTCCGAGACGGCTGTCGTGCGCAGCGCCTTGCGGGCCCTGACCAGAATCCCGCCTGAGTCAGCGCCCCGGGAGGGAATCGTCAGCTATCTGGGCAAGGTTTTCGAAAGAAAGCCCAGCGATGTCGAAATCCTCCGCTATGCCCTGAATCTCATGGCCACCCACGGCAAGCCGGAGGAGTTTCCGCCAGCCCTGGCCGCGTTGAATCCGATCCTCAATGGAAAAGACGGCCGGTTGCGCTATCAGGCCGCCGTTACGCTTCGACAGTTGGGTGGACAGGCTATGGCGCGCCAGATCGCGGAGGCGCAGGGGTTCCTCCTCGATTGGATGCTCATCGGCACGTTTTTCAACGACGAAAGCAATTCGGGATTAACCAACGCCTATCCGCCGGAGACCGAGATCAATTTCAAGACGAACTACGTCGCGCACTACGTTTGGACCGGGCTTGAGTCAAAACGAGAAGAGGATCGGCGAGCGATCGGCGAGCGAAACGTGGAATGGCAGGAATGGAAGACCGATCAGGTTGACGGACGGGTGTTGCTGAACGAGGCCATGCCGCCTCCCGCCTCCCTGTCTGTCGCCTACGGTGTCGGCGACATTGTCGCCCCCGCTTCAAGCACGGTGTCTGTCACGGTGGACTCGGGCGATCCCTTCCTGCTCTGGTTGAATGGAAGCCGGGTGGCCGAGGTGACGAATCGAACGCGAGCATCGGTGCAGTTTTCCGCGACGCTGAAGCCGGGAGACAACCGGTTCATGATCAAATCGTGCAACGTCGGGGGGGAGTGGTGGTACAGTGTCCAGCTCAGGGATGAAACTGTGGCAGGCGGCCGCTAG
- a CDS encoding formylglycine-generating enzyme family protein: protein MRATTGHRAIAARALRGWASCTVALLAALAAPAADTAADARFGGSGQADPIRIGQVRLAAGPAPGQSIITCDVAWDHSWRAVWEVPEHAYTLFYPDPIYNRPQDQKWEGKPPIKLENWDAAWVFAKFRAPGGEWRHATLSPLASDHVTPPEAALDVGLSDAPAGGTTLPSPAPKDSTSASSGATGTRGLGVFVYRSSPGSGANDWRDLALRWLNTVDGVTDPAAVEIRLFGIAMVYVPQGAFWAGDGAVRDPAARFYEGASQDTQTSWRTADISAQFSAGDTTYPLRIESEGALTLGGASVTNLGNRNGWGLIRGEDFGRAVTRALPANFPKGFAPFYCMRTEITEGQYVEFLNTLTFAQQRDRTLVPPDAAVGSASLCQTNSERRSPCRNSVTIAVPGNQRVEAPVARNDGAIASVSLPPVPAVYRTDGPYAACGHMTWKDLVAYCGWAGLRPMTELEFEKACRGPLKPMPNEYAWGDANVTGDKKHKARYEVGSIGKPDEHVVMVGSERAGNAAWWGTVGTPGVDMYEDAVAVTNLPSNSGEAPGIAEDGGKPSPAEEEDGGGEAPDASGSRSVGPLRAGAFARPRTGRAEAGASYWGILDLSGNLWELTITVGSASGRRFAGTHGDGAPTPSPFWRLDYDDRANPTRAFSCRGGGFGWKSDRDNLMMRVSDRAASRSVGGTFRPGQTTVGLRCVRTAP from the coding sequence ATGAGGGCTACGACAGGCCACAGGGCAATCGCCGCGCGTGCGCTTCGGGGATGGGCTTCCTGTACGGTTGCGCTGCTCGCCGCCCTGGCTGCGCCCGCAGCCGACACGGCGGCCGACGCCCGGTTCGGGGGAAGCGGCCAGGCCGATCCCATCCGAATCGGACAGGTGCGCCTCGCGGCGGGTCCGGCCCCGGGACAGTCCATCATCACCTGCGATGTCGCCTGGGACCACTCCTGGCGCGCGGTCTGGGAAGTGCCGGAGCACGCGTATACACTCTTCTATCCCGACCCCATTTACAACAGACCGCAGGATCAGAAATGGGAAGGAAAGCCGCCGATCAAACTCGAGAATTGGGACGCCGCCTGGGTGTTCGCCAAGTTCCGGGCGCCTGGGGGTGAATGGCGCCACGCGACGCTCTCGCCTCTTGCTTCCGATCACGTCACTCCGCCCGAAGCCGCGCTGGATGTCGGTTTGAGCGACGCCCCCGCCGGCGGCACGACACTCCCTTCGCCTGCGCCGAAGGACAGCACGTCTGCATCGTCGGGAGCGACCGGCACGCGCGGACTTGGGGTTTTTGTCTATCGCTCCAGCCCCGGCAGCGGCGCGAACGATTGGCGGGACCTTGCGCTGAGGTGGCTCAACACGGTGGACGGCGTGACCGACCCGGCTGCCGTAGAAATCAGGCTTTTCGGCATCGCGATGGTCTATGTTCCACAAGGGGCATTCTGGGCCGGCGACGGCGCGGTCAGGGATCCGGCGGCTCGATTCTACGAGGGCGCTTCACAGGATACCCAGACGTCGTGGAGAACCGCCGATATCTCGGCCCAGTTTTCGGCGGGCGACACGACCTACCCGTTGCGGATCGAAAGTGAAGGAGCGCTCACGCTGGGCGGCGCGAGCGTGACCAACCTGGGCAACCGCAACGGCTGGGGACTGATACGCGGCGAAGATTTCGGCCGCGCGGTGACCCGGGCGCTTCCCGCGAACTTTCCCAAGGGGTTTGCGCCATTCTACTGCATGCGAACGGAAATCACGGAAGGACAGTACGTGGAGTTTCTCAACACCCTCACGTTCGCGCAACAGCGGGACCGGACCCTTGTGCCGCCCGATGCTGCGGTCGGCTCGGCCTCTCTGTGTCAGACAAACAGCGAGCGGCGGTCTCCCTGCCGGAACTCGGTCACGATCGCGGTTCCCGGCAATCAGCGTGTCGAAGCGCCGGTGGCCCGAAACGACGGTGCCATCGCGTCGGTCAGCCTGCCACCCGTGCCAGCGGTGTACCGGACCGATGGGCCCTATGCGGCTTGCGGCCACATGACTTGGAAAGACCTTGTTGCCTACTGCGGCTGGGCGGGGCTCAGACCGATGACCGAACTGGAGTTCGAAAAGGCCTGCCGCGGTCCACTCAAGCCCATGCCGAATGAATACGCGTGGGGAGACGCAAACGTTACGGGAGACAAGAAGCACAAGGCGCGGTACGAGGTCGGTAGCATCGGCAAGCCCGACGAGCACGTCGTCATGGTGGGGAGCGAGCGCGCCGGCAACGCAGCCTGGTGGGGAACCGTCGGCACCCCTGGCGTCGATATGTACGAAGACGCCGTCGCCGTGACGAACCTGCCAAGCAACAGCGGCGAGGCCCCCGGCATCGCCGAGGACGGCGGAAAGCCGTCCCCCGCAGAGGAAGAAGACGGCGGCGGCGAAGCGCCCGACGCCAGTGGAAGTCGTTCTGTGGGGCCGTTGCGCGCGGGGGCTTTCGCCCGACCGCGCACCGGGCGCGCCGAAGCCGGCGCTTCGTACTGGGGCATTCTGGATCTGAGCGGCAACCTGTGGGAGCTTACGATCACGGTGGGCAGCGCGTCGGGGCGTCGTTTCGCGGGTACGCACGGGGACGGCGCTCCGACCCCGTCTCCTTTCTGGCGTCTCGATTACGACGACCGTGCCAATCCGACTCGTGCTTTTAGCTGCCGGGGTGGCGGGTTCGGATGGAAATCCGATCGTGACAATCTGATGATGCGCGTGTCGGATCGGGCCGCCTCTCGCAGCGTCGGAGGCACCTTCAGGCCGGGGCAGACCACGGTCGGCCTTCGTTGCGTCAGGACCGCGCCGTGA
- a CDS encoding formylglycine-generating enzyme family protein — MSGFCKSLTDHGFTPCPPRRGLPAVRLRHRVPDVRCVGPFALAALLLAAAGAAADDARPEPELDAPSPAATAGEPAPVPTAGGQPAVGRPWRNSMGMEFVPISTTTVLFCTWETRVQDYAAFARREGRKWLKPTFEQGPTHPAVNVTWDDANAFCRWLTEREQQVGFLPPGHRYRLPTDLEWSAAVGLGAETGDTPHERDGGIKGVYPWVGPWPPPSGAGNYAPSRGVDPHEYTAPVGSYPANPYGIFDLGGNVAEWCEEVYVRGTGDRTLRGGSWFHSTPWHLASSGRDKGGEKFSDIRVGFRVVLEFPAVP; from the coding sequence ATGTCAGGGTTTTGCAAGAGCCTCACGGATCACGGATTTACCCCGTGTCCGCCAAGAAGAGGATTGCCAGCCGTGCGTCTGCGTCATCGAGTACCGGATGTGAGATGTGTGGGACCGTTTGCCCTTGCGGCACTGCTTCTCGCGGCCGCAGGCGCGGCTGCGGACGACGCACGGCCGGAACCCGAATTGGACGCGCCTTCGCCAGCAGCGACGGCCGGAGAGCCGGCGCCGGTGCCAACCGCCGGTGGGCAACCTGCGGTAGGGCGTCCGTGGCGCAATTCGATGGGCATGGAATTCGTTCCGATTTCCACAACGACTGTGCTCTTCTGCACATGGGAAACACGGGTGCAGGACTATGCGGCGTTCGCACGGCGCGAGGGGCGGAAATGGCTCAAGCCGACCTTCGAGCAGGGGCCGACGCATCCGGCGGTGAACGTCACCTGGGACGATGCGAACGCCTTTTGCCGATGGCTGACAGAGCGGGAGCAGCAGGTCGGGTTCCTGCCTCCGGGGCATCGGTACCGCCTGCCCACGGATCTGGAGTGGAGCGCTGCCGTCGGGCTTGGCGCGGAGACAGGGGATACTCCCCACGAACGCGACGGAGGAATCAAGGGCGTCTATCCCTGGGTTGGGCCGTGGCCGCCGCCGTCAGGTGCCGGGAACTACGCCCCGAGCCGGGGGGTGGACCCGCACGAATACACGGCGCCGGTCGGCAGTTACCCCGCCAACCCATACGGGATTTTCGATCTGGGCGGGAACGTGGCGGAATGGTGTGAAGAGGTCTATGTGCGGGGCACAGGCGACCGGACGCTGCGCGGCGGGTCGTGGTTTCATTCGACCCCCTGGCATCTGGCATCGTCGGGGCGCGACAAGGGCGGGGAGAAATTTTCCGACATCCGGGTTGGATTCCGGGTGGTCTTGGAATTTCCGGCGGTGCCGTAG